The sequence AAGAGGGTCGCCCCGCCGCGAAGCTGCGGGGTGCCCCCCATGCCTTTCCTGCTCGGTCCACCGCCCAGGGCGCGGTGCATCGCTCCAGGCTCCGCCCACCCCGGCCCCAGGCCGGGAGACCCCCCAGGGGCAAAAAAGACCCCCGAAGGGGCCTAATTTAGTTGGCCTCTGGCGGGGAGGGAGGCAGGGGAGGGAGGCCAAGGAAGGACCGGTCACGGGCTGCTGTGATGTACTCGCCCAGGAGCGAGGCGAGAAGCGCGTCGGGCATGCGTGGATCCTCGGTGTTGTTCGCGGCGATGATCGCGGCGCCAACAAGGATTTTCCGGCGCGTGTCCTCTGCCCGGGATTTTTTCGACAGCTTTGCCTTGGCGGTGGCGATTTTCGCCTCAAGTTCGCGTTTCTTGGCTTCAAGACGCTCCAGGCTCGACGTAGTGGTCATGGTTGACACC comes from Desulfomicrobium macestii and encodes:
- a CDS encoding mobilization protein C, with protein sequence MTTTSSLERLEAKKRELEAKIATAKAKLSKKSRAEDTRRKILVGAAIIAANNTEDPRMPDALLASLLGEYITAARDRSFLGLPPLPPSPPEAN